In a genomic window of Taeniopygia guttata chromosome 11, bTaeGut7.mat, whole genome shotgun sequence:
- the IRF8 gene encoding interferon regulatory factor 8, producing MCDRNGGRRLRQWLIEQIDSELYAGLVWENEEKSMFRIPWKHAGKQDYNQEVDASIFKAWAVFKGKFKEGDKAEPATWKTRLRCALNKSPDFEEVTDRSQLDISEPYKVYRIVPEEEQKCKAGVASGSSLADVGDMDCSSSAIEDLIKEPSCVDEYLGIIKRSPSPPQETCRNPPIPDWWVQQPSPALPLMNGYSSYEQYHSGYSQMVISFYYSGRLVGHVSTSCSEGCRISLGQPSGHGEKLYAPDALEHVRFPSADAIQNDRQKQITRKLFGHLERGVLLHSNKQGIFIKRLCQGRVFWSGNTMAYKDRPNKLDREEVVKIFDTNLFFRELQQYYNNQGRFPDSRVMLCFGEEFPDAVPLRCKLILVQVEQLYLRQVVDEAGKSCSSSPMLPVAEEPQHEQGYRIFQDICTTRPLFRENQQIAV from the exons atgtgtGACCGCAACGgcgggcggcggctgcggcagtGGCTGATCGAGCAGATCGACAGCGAGCTCTACGCGGGGCTGGTGTGGGAGAACGAGGAGAAATCCATGTTCCGCATCCCCTGGAAGCACGCCGGCAAGCAGGACTACAACCAGGAGGTGGATGCTTCCATCTTCAAG GCTTGGGCTGTTTTCAAAGGCAAGTTCAAGGAAGGTGACAAAGCGGAGCCGGCCACGTGGAAGACGCGACTTCGCTGCGCCCTGAACAAGAGCCCCGACTTTGAGGAGGTGACAGACAGGTCCCAGCTGGACATCTCCGAGCCCTACAAGGTCTACAGGATCGTgccagaggaggagcagaagt GCAAAGCAGGGGTTGCCAGCGGGAGCAGCCTGGCTGATGTCGGTGACATGgactgcagctcctctgccatcGAGGACCTCATCAAAGAG ccctcctGTGTGGATGAATACCTGGGCATCATCAAGaggagcccctcacccccccaGGAGACCTGCAGGAACCCCCCAATCCCCGACTGGTGGgtgcagcagcccagccctg CGTTGCCCCTGATGAATGGATACTCCAGCTACGAGCAGTATCACTCAG GTTACTCCCAGATGGTGATCAGCTTCTACTACAGCGGGAGGCTGGTGGGCCACGTCAGCACCTCGTGCTCCGAGGGCTGCAGGATCTCCCTGGGGCAGCCCTCGGGCCACGGGGAGAAGCTCTACGCCCCCGATGCCCTGGAGCATGTCCGGTTCCCCTCGGCCGACGCCATCCAGAACGACCGGCAGAAGCAGATCACCAGGAAGCTCTTTGGCCACCTGGAGAGGGGTGTCCTCCTGCACAGCAACAAGCAGGGCATCTTCATCaagaggctgtgccagggcagggtctTCTGGAGTGGCAACACCATGGCCTACAAGGACAGGCCCAACAAACTGGACCGGGAGGAGGTGGTGAAGATCTTTGACACCAACTTGTTCTTCCGAG agctgcagcagtaCTACAACAACCAGGGCCGCTTCCCAGACAGCAGGGTCATGCTGTGCTTCGGGGAGGAGTTCCCAGATGCGGTGCCACTGAGGTGTAAACTCATCCTTGTCCAG GTGGAGCAGCTGTACCTGAGGCAGGTGGTGGACGAggctgggaagagctgcagctccagccccatgCTGCCCGTGGCTGAGGAGCCCCAGCACGAGCAGGGCTACCGGATCTTCCAGGACATCTGCACAACGCGGCCGCTCTTCCGAGAGAACCAGCAGATCGCAGTCTGA